In Rhopalosiphum padi isolate XX-2018 chromosome 3, ASM2088224v1, whole genome shotgun sequence, the genomic stretch atagtagtaatagtgcATTTGTGAACAAAACAGTTGAGATGAGCGATAAACCGGTAACCGATGTTTCAAAATCCGTTGCATTTATTTCTCAACCTGATTTATTCGACCCATATTTATGGCCAGATAACAGACAGAATAACTTAATAGACATAGTTATTAAGATGGGACCACGTGAAATAAACGAAGACATTTTTCCCAAAGATGAAAATAATcgtcatttttctaaaatttaccaAATAAGAAAATTAGACAACAATGAAAAAGTTAAAAGACGATGGCTTGTATATTCTAAAAGCATTGATCgggtgttttgtttttgttgcaAACTTTTTAATAGTTCTCATAGTACACTATCCACAACAGGCGATAATGACTGGAAACATATGACAACAATACTTATTTCTCATGAAAAATCACCTGAGCATTTTACTGCATACAAAAAGTGGCACGAATGTGAATTAAGATTAAACCTTGGTAGATGTATTGATAATGACCTAAAATTATGatacaaaatacatactaattttattactaCTCAAACTAGGTGTGAGGGGGAA encodes the following:
- the LOC132925885 gene encoding zinc finger MYM-type protein 5-like, whose translation is MNKYFKSNSGTCETSTSTSDARNESINDIEENISKTPVKHNNETSTSTSEAKNESINKTLTSPTLTYFPCDDNNFDIDINSSNSAFVNKTVEMSDKPVTDVSKSVAFISQPDLFDPYLWPDNRQNNLIDIVIKMGPREINEDIFPKDENNRHFSKIYQIRKLDNNEKVKRRWLVYSKSIDRVFCFCCKLFNSSHSTLSTTGDNDWKHMTTILISHEKSPEHFTAYKKWHECELRLNLGRCIDNDLKL